In the genome of Thiomicrospira aerophila AL3, one region contains:
- the pepN gene encoding aminopeptidase N, translated as MTIQAETKWLKDYQAPVFEVINLDLTFELSPTQTQVTNRMVCQLAPGQPLADMLLDGESLRLISIKLNDQLLNEVEYQLTDTQLRLPKVLFANSSSPYQLEIVTEINPQANTALEGLYLSSGRFCTQCEAEGFRKITYFFDRPDVLTTYQTTVIADKAEYPTLLANGNLVSQTDLSDGRHQAVWQDPHKKPCYLFALVAGSFGCLTDHYTTAEGREVLLEIYTEPRHLAKCRHAMDSLIASMRWDEQRFGLSYDLDRYMIVAVDDFNMGAMENKGLNVFNSKFVLADADSATDVDFEGVEAVIAHEYFHNWTGNRVTCRDWFQLTLKEGLTVFRDQEFTADMLSAPVKRIEDVRRLRSHQFAEDAGPMAHPIQPQSYIEMNNFYTLTVYEKGAEVVRLYQTLLGRDGFRKGMDLYFARHDGQAVTVDDFRLAMADANQQDLTPMQAWYQQAGTPHVKVVADYDASQQAWLLQFSQQNSLAQAKSEVDKTPLLIPIKLAAFDATGQAWSSSFLASAAQDAIAAGQLRLIEGEWVYLLTAFNQTLNVKDAPADLVWSLLRDFSAPVILDYAMPAAARLHLAKFDTDPFNRWEMVQQLVLADLIAQVNQAAATPTADLVVKPSNEVVTLFTSLLTEALAKTAQADVDWAWYGYALNLPDMSYLIEQFNPVPIAAVLQVYPAYQRAIGLALVDLWQQTYQAQAAQLSSDYAYNAQAIGRRLLKNRALQAWLASGNQQALSAAKAQYQTQAHMTDVAASLQGVMQWHEVAAAPLMDDFYQRWQDQPLVLDKWFAWQAGFGQAAGIAGVDALLAHAKFAWTTPNRVRSVLGSFARINLALFHQADGAGYRWLAKQVLHLDAINPQVAARMVVPLIQWRRYQPKQQRLMKQVLEELKGAIQSKDVFEIVSKALVD; from the coding sequence GTGACAATTCAAGCTGAAACGAAGTGGTTAAAAGATTATCAAGCCCCGGTGTTTGAGGTGATCAATTTAGATCTAACATTTGAGTTATCACCAACACAAACCCAGGTCACCAATCGTATGGTCTGCCAGCTGGCACCTGGACAGCCGCTGGCGGATATGCTGCTTGATGGCGAAAGTCTGCGTCTTATCTCGATTAAGCTCAATGACCAGCTTCTTAATGAGGTGGAATACCAGCTTACTGACACCCAACTTCGTTTGCCCAAAGTCTTGTTTGCCAATAGTTCCTCCCCTTATCAGCTTGAAATAGTGACTGAAATTAACCCGCAGGCGAACACCGCGCTAGAAGGTTTATATCTGTCATCGGGTCGATTTTGCACGCAATGTGAAGCCGAGGGCTTTCGCAAAATCACCTATTTCTTTGATCGCCCCGATGTGTTGACGACTTATCAAACTACGGTGATTGCTGATAAAGCAGAGTATCCGACCCTGTTAGCCAATGGGAATTTAGTCTCGCAAACTGACTTGTCTGATGGCCGTCATCAAGCAGTTTGGCAGGACCCGCATAAAAAACCCTGTTATTTGTTTGCGCTGGTGGCCGGGTCTTTTGGCTGCTTAACGGATCATTACACCACAGCAGAAGGGCGGGAGGTGTTGTTAGAAATTTATACCGAGCCACGGCATTTAGCCAAATGTCGTCATGCCATGGATTCGCTGATTGCTTCGATGCGCTGGGATGAGCAGCGTTTTGGGCTAAGTTACGATTTAGATCGCTACATGATTGTCGCGGTAGATGACTTTAATATGGGCGCGATGGAAAACAAAGGCTTAAATGTTTTTAACTCGAAGTTTGTCCTAGCCGATGCCGATTCAGCGACAGATGTCGATTTTGAAGGGGTTGAGGCAGTAATTGCGCATGAGTATTTTCATAACTGGACCGGGAATCGTGTCACCTGCCGTGATTGGTTTCAGCTCACGCTAAAAGAAGGTCTAACGGTTTTTCGTGATCAAGAATTTACCGCGGATATGTTATCGGCACCGGTCAAGCGTATCGAGGATGTGCGTCGGTTACGTAGTCACCAATTTGCTGAGGATGCCGGCCCGATGGCCCATCCGATTCAGCCACAGTCTTATATCGAAATGAATAACTTTTATACCTTAACCGTGTATGAAAAGGGTGCAGAAGTGGTGCGCTTGTATCAAACGCTGTTGGGTCGCGATGGTTTTCGGAAAGGCATGGATTTGTATTTTGCGCGCCATGATGGTCAAGCGGTGACCGTCGATGATTTTAGGTTGGCGATGGCGGATGCGAATCAGCAAGATTTAACGCCAATGCAGGCCTGGTATCAGCAAGCCGGTACGCCACATGTGAAGGTAGTGGCCGACTATGATGCGAGTCAGCAGGCCTGGTTGCTGCAGTTTAGTCAGCAAAATTCGTTAGCACAAGCAAAGTCAGAAGTCGATAAAACACCTTTACTTATCCCGATTAAACTCGCGGCATTTGATGCCACGGGCCAGGCCTGGTCATCTTCCTTTTTGGCGTCAGCGGCACAGGATGCTATCGCGGCTGGCCAATTGCGTTTAATAGAGGGCGAGTGGGTATATTTATTAACCGCGTTTAATCAAACACTAAACGTTAAGGATGCGCCGGCGGATTTAGTTTGGTCGTTGCTGCGTGATTTTAGTGCGCCGGTGATTTTAGATTATGCCATGCCAGCGGCGGCACGATTGCATTTGGCTAAGTTTGATACTGACCCGTTTAATCGTTGGGAAATGGTTCAGCAATTAGTCTTGGCGGACTTAATTGCGCAGGTTAATCAGGCGGCGGCAACGCCGACGGCTGACCTAGTGGTCAAACCGAGTAATGAGGTTGTAACGCTATTTACTAGCTTATTAACGGAAGCCTTGGCTAAGACCGCGCAGGCGGATGTGGATTGGGCTTGGTATGGTTATGCGTTGAATTTACCGGACATGAGCTATTTGATTGAACAGTTTAATCCGGTACCGATTGCCGCGGTGTTGCAAGTCTATCCAGCCTATCAGCGTGCTATTGGCCTAGCATTAGTGGACTTGTGGCAACAAACTTATCAGGCTCAGGCTGCACAGTTATCGAGTGATTATGCTTATAACGCCCAGGCAATTGGGCGTCGTTTGCTTAAAAATCGGGCATTGCAGGCCTGGTTGGCCAGTGGTAATCAACAGGCGTTAAGTGCAGCAAAGGCACAATATCAAACTCAAGCCCACATGACAGATGTTGCTGCCAGCTTACAAGGCGTGATGCAGTGGCATGAAGTCGCGGCAGCTCCCTTGATGGATGATTTCTATCAGCGCTGGCAGGATCAACCCTTGGTTCTAGACAAGTGGTTTGCTTGGCAAGCCGGTTTTGGTCAAGCGGCGGGCATAGCCGGTGTGGATGCCTTGTTAGCCCATGCTAAATTTGCTTGGACGACGCCCAATCGTGTGCGCAGTGTCTTGGGTAGTTTTGCGCGTATCAATCTGGCACTGTTCCATCAAGCGGATGGAGCGGGCTACCGTTGGTTGGCTAAACAGGTGTTACATCTTGATGCGATTAATCCACAAGTGGCGGCACGGATGGTGGTGCCATTAATTCAATGGCGTCGTTATCAGCCCAAACAGCAAAGGCTGATGAAGCAAGTACTCGAAGAACTGAAAGGTGCAATTCAGTCAAAAGACGTGTTTGAAATTGTTAGTAAGGCCTTGGTGGATTAG
- a CDS encoding TlpA disulfide reductase family protein yields the protein MRLNLLHSLAGLLYKPVTKATLFLCVWLSFVSLVGLNKPAQAMPAPLADWSTNQQIDIHYVAARAPRQGQLLWLPSEYGRLDSELELAQTLAEQGFDSIMPDFFNSLMQVASRDNFNLIAPERWLSLIQTSHQVAPEGLATWIIAPNRAAAAALEALAHYQQTAQSQLGLILINPDLFITTPEPGQVAEYLPAVSATHLPIYILQAELSPWRWQLIELVQKLEQSGSESYIHLLAGLRDRFYFRPDATAFEQHATQHLSQQILRASQLLLPLMQTARQSAPLAATSEQKLTVSTATATAEATPARLQLYRGEQGRDFNLIDLNGQTHQLSDYKGQVVLLNFWASWCPPCLYEMPSMARLKNQFSDADFEILAVNLAERSEDFAQFLADNPVNFPILLDPAGSAIQTWRILAYPTTYLIDRQGQLRYALIGGIEWDEPEPVAAVKRLLKE from the coding sequence ATGAGATTGAACTTACTCCATTCATTAGCAGGCCTGCTATACAAGCCCGTCACTAAAGCCACGCTCTTTCTATGCGTATGGCTAAGTTTTGTCAGTCTGGTCGGCCTTAATAAACCCGCCCAAGCCATGCCAGCGCCTTTAGCGGACTGGTCAACAAATCAGCAAATTGACATTCACTATGTGGCTGCCCGCGCACCGCGCCAAGGCCAGCTACTTTGGCTGCCCTCCGAATATGGTCGCCTGGATAGTGAGCTCGAACTCGCACAAACCCTCGCTGAACAGGGGTTTGACAGTATTATGCCTGATTTTTTCAATAGCCTCATGCAAGTCGCCAGTCGTGATAACTTTAACCTGATCGCGCCTGAACGCTGGCTAAGCTTGATCCAAACCAGCCATCAAGTTGCGCCAGAGGGACTAGCTACCTGGATTATCGCGCCCAATCGCGCTGCGGCTGCCGCACTTGAAGCCCTCGCTCACTATCAACAAACCGCGCAATCCCAGCTGGGGCTGATTTTAATTAACCCTGATTTATTCATCACCACGCCTGAACCAGGACAAGTTGCTGAGTATCTTCCCGCAGTCAGTGCCACCCATCTCCCGATTTATATTTTGCAAGCCGAACTCTCACCCTGGCGCTGGCAGTTAATAGAACTCGTCCAAAAACTGGAACAAAGCGGTAGTGAAAGCTATATTCATCTATTAGCAGGCCTGCGAGATCGTTTTTATTTTCGCCCCGATGCTACCGCATTCGAACAACACGCCACCCAACATCTCAGTCAGCAGATTCTTCGCGCCAGCCAGTTGCTCTTGCCGCTCATGCAAACCGCGCGGCAAAGCGCGCCACTGGCCGCCACATCAGAGCAGAAGCTTACAGTTAGCACGGCAACAGCGACCGCTGAAGCCACCCCTGCTCGACTGCAGCTATACCGTGGTGAACAAGGACGCGACTTTAATTTAATAGACTTGAATGGCCAAACGCATCAACTCAGTGATTACAAAGGCCAAGTGGTATTGCTGAACTTTTGGGCGAGCTGGTGTCCGCCCTGCTTATATGAAATGCCCTCGATGGCCCGACTCAAAAATCAATTTAGCGATGCAGATTTTGAAATTCTAGCCGTCAACTTGGCCGAACGATCTGAGGACTTTGCGCAATTTTTAGCCGACAACCCGGTCAATTTTCCCATCTTGCTTGACCCCGCTGGCAGTGCGATTCAAACCTGGCGCATTTTGGCTTATCCGACGACCTATTTAATTGATCGCCAAGGGCAATTGCGTTATGCCCTGATTGGTGGCATCGAATGGGATGAACCTGAGCCGGTTGCCGCAGTCAAACGCTTGCTTAAAGAATAA
- the katG gene encoding catalase/peroxidase HPI — MEHNQSAGKCPVMHGANSQMGTSAMSFWPNALNLDILHQHDSKVNPMDPDFDYREEVKKLDFDALKKDMHDLMTQSQDWWPADWGHYGGLMIRMSWHAAGTYRIADGRGGGSTGNQRFAPLNSWPDNVNLDKARRLLWPIKKKYGNKVSWADLLVLAGTIAYENMGLKTYGFAFGRPDIWHPEKDIYWGAEKEFLMPSDERYGDVEDAASMENPLAAVQMGLIYVNPEGVNGKPDPLKTAHHVRETFARMAMNDEETVALTAGGHTVGKCHGNGRAENLGPDPEAADLDEQGLGWNNKTGRGVGRDTVSSGIEGAWTTHPTKWDNGYFYLLFNYDWELKKSPAGAWQWEPINIKEEDKPVDVEDPSIRYNPMMTDADMAMIKDPIYREISKKFYDNPDYFSEVFARAWFKLTHRDMGPRVRYIGPDAPTEDLIWQDPVHPGKADYDVAAVKAKIAATGLSISDRVSTAWDSARTFRNSDLRGGANGARIRLAPQKDWEGNEPARLQAVLAKLEPIAAEFGISVADVIVLAGNLGVEQAAAAAGVQVEVPFAPGRGDATPEMTDVESFAVLEPIHDGFRNWVKKDYAVQPEELLLDRAQLMGLTAHEMTCLIGGMRVLGTNHGGSKHGVFTDQVGALTNDFFVTLTDMAYSWKPASKSHFDIVDRKTGATKFTATRVDLVFGSNSILRSYAEVYAQDDNKQKFVNDFVAAWTKVMNADRFDLE, encoded by the coding sequence ATGGAACACAATCAATCTGCAGGTAAATGCCCGGTTATGCACGGGGCCAACAGTCAAATGGGGACATCTGCGATGTCTTTTTGGCCTAACGCCCTGAACTTGGACATTCTGCATCAGCATGATTCAAAAGTTAATCCGATGGACCCCGATTTTGATTACCGCGAAGAGGTTAAAAAACTTGACTTCGATGCGCTTAAAAAAGATATGCATGATCTCATGACCCAAAGCCAGGACTGGTGGCCAGCTGACTGGGGTCACTACGGCGGTTTGATGATTCGTATGTCATGGCACGCAGCGGGTACCTACCGTATTGCAGACGGACGTGGCGGCGGCAGCACCGGTAACCAGCGCTTCGCTCCGCTAAACTCTTGGCCAGACAACGTTAACCTAGACAAAGCACGCCGTTTATTGTGGCCTATCAAAAAGAAATATGGCAACAAAGTAAGCTGGGCCGATTTATTAGTGCTTGCCGGTACGATTGCTTATGAAAACATGGGCTTGAAAACCTACGGCTTTGCATTTGGTCGTCCAGACATCTGGCATCCAGAAAAAGATATTTATTGGGGCGCTGAAAAAGAATTCTTAATGCCTTCTGATGAACGTTATGGCGATGTTGAAGATGCAGCGTCAATGGAAAACCCTCTTGCCGCGGTGCAAATGGGCTTAATTTACGTTAACCCAGAAGGGGTAAACGGTAAACCTGATCCACTTAAAACCGCGCACCATGTCCGCGAAACCTTTGCTCGTATGGCGATGAACGATGAAGAAACTGTTGCCTTGACGGCCGGTGGCCACACCGTTGGTAAATGTCACGGGAATGGTCGTGCTGAAAACCTTGGACCCGACCCAGAAGCCGCTGATCTAGATGAGCAAGGATTAGGCTGGAACAATAAAACTGGCCGTGGTGTTGGTCGTGACACCGTATCATCAGGTATTGAAGGAGCATGGACCACTCACCCAACCAAATGGGACAACGGTTACTTCTACTTGTTATTCAACTATGATTGGGAATTGAAAAAATCACCTGCCGGCGCATGGCAGTGGGAACCAATCAATATCAAAGAAGAAGACAAGCCGGTTGATGTTGAAGATCCGTCAATTCGCTATAACCCGATGATGACCGATGCCGATATGGCTATGATTAAGGATCCGATTTATCGTGAAATTTCGAAGAAATTCTACGATAACCCAGATTATTTCTCGGAAGTGTTTGCCCGCGCATGGTTCAAACTGACCCATCGCGATATGGGACCCCGTGTTCGCTACATTGGGCCAGATGCGCCAACTGAAGATTTAATTTGGCAAGATCCAGTTCATCCTGGCAAAGCGGACTATGATGTTGCAGCGGTTAAAGCAAAAATTGCCGCAACCGGTTTAAGTATCAGCGATAGAGTATCGACCGCATGGGACAGTGCACGTACTTTCCGTAACTCTGATCTTCGTGGTGGTGCTAACGGTGCGCGTATTCGCCTTGCGCCACAAAAAGATTGGGAAGGTAACGAACCTGCTCGTCTACAAGCTGTGCTCGCCAAACTAGAGCCTATTGCAGCCGAGTTTGGTATTTCAGTCGCCGATGTGATTGTCCTTGCGGGTAATCTTGGTGTTGAACAAGCGGCCGCAGCAGCGGGCGTTCAAGTTGAGGTGCCTTTTGCGCCAGGTCGTGGTGATGCCACACCTGAAATGACCGATGTAGAGTCCTTTGCAGTTCTAGAGCCGATCCATGATGGTTTCCGTAACTGGGTCAAAAAAGACTATGCGGTACAACCAGAAGAATTGTTGCTAGACCGTGCGCAATTAATGGGCTTAACCGCGCATGAAATGACCTGCTTAATCGGTGGTATGCGTGTGCTAGGTACCAACCATGGTGGTAGCAAGCATGGGGTGTTTACAGACCAAGTCGGTGCGCTAACCAATGATTTCTTTGTGACTCTGACTGACATGGCTTACAGCTGGAAGCCTGCAAGCAAGTCGCATTTTGACATTGTTGATCGCAAAACCGGTGCCACTAAATTCACTGCCACGCGCGTGGACTTAGTGTTTGGTTCAAACTCGATTTTGCGTAGCTATGCTGAAGTCTATGCTCAAGACGATAACAAACAAAAATTTGTTAACGATTTTGTTGCCGCATGGACCAAGGTTATGAACGCGGATCGTTTTGATCTAGAATAA
- a CDS encoding DUF429 domain-containing protein: MLGLSYDPDKILKVGMNYFALGWDVGGWNCDKNPSSRDALVLLDSQHQQVGQSWRGNLREHINASPNHQAWLSQAASLLALPADFFEQHPHPVYLGIDTPLGVSVAWQELIIQFKPVAQIEDSASNPYLYRYTERWLLARGHTPLSAIKDMIGSQATKGRHLLAKIASYQASCGIWQDATGTLSAFEVYPSLAKKSPSLQRAFGQISWQQACPEPGDVYDAAYCALVAACLASQPDQLAQPPKDTPWSEGWIFVPCDSINE; this comes from the coding sequence ATGCTAGGATTAAGCTATGATCCAGATAAAATTTTGAAGGTGGGTATGAATTATTTTGCACTCGGCTGGGATGTAGGCGGTTGGAATTGCGATAAAAATCCAAGCAGTCGCGATGCGTTAGTATTGCTAGACTCGCAACATCAACAAGTTGGTCAGAGCTGGCGTGGCAATTTGCGTGAACATATTAATGCTTCACCCAATCACCAGGCCTGGTTAAGCCAAGCCGCATCGTTACTGGCACTGCCGGCTGATTTTTTTGAGCAACATCCCCATCCTGTTTATTTGGGCATTGATACCCCGCTGGGGGTGTCCGTAGCCTGGCAAGAGCTGATTATTCAATTTAAACCCGTTGCACAGATTGAAGACTCGGCCAGCAATCCCTATTTATATCGTTATACTGAACGCTGGTTATTAGCCCGAGGCCATACGCCACTTTCTGCTATTAAAGATATGATTGGTAGTCAAGCTACCAAGGGGCGGCATTTGTTAGCTAAGATTGCCTCCTATCAAGCCAGTTGCGGGATTTGGCAAGATGCGACTGGAACGCTGAGTGCGTTTGAGGTGTACCCAAGCCTCGCCAAAAAATCGCCAAGTTTACAACGGGCTTTTGGCCAAATTAGTTGGCAGCAGGCCTGCCCCGAACCAGGAGATGTGTATGATGCAGCCTATTGCGCCCTGGTCGCCGCTTGTTTAGCAAGCCAACCCGACCAATTAGCCCAACCACCGAAAGACACGCCCTGGTCGGAAGGTTGGATTTTTGTACCCTGTGATAGTATTAACGAATGA
- a CDS encoding 6-phosphofructokinase — MHNALYAQAGGITSVINASAAGVIETLRSYGQTPRIYAAINGIEGLLDEKLVDLTNISETTLERLKRLPGGAFQACRFDLDTIENRPDQYERLLQIFSHYDIGTFFYNGGNGSMLTAQKVADYCQSKGYPLRCIGVAKTIDNDLALSHCSPGFGSAAKFLASHFLQATLDVQSMSASSTKFFVMEAMGRNVGWLALSAGLVKDVIADLPLIILPAERAFDESAFLARVTDLINSHGYCVCMASEGLRDANGKSLAVAREEHANGKVYTQYGGVAQKLAQQVEHALNIKTHSANPDYLQRSSALCVSATDWQMAYEAGAAAVHAAHKGEHGILPLVQKTQDTPFRWHFENFALADVAELEARVPDHFLTADGMDITEQALEYLRPLVKGERDMKWHDGLPDLRPITWTQVEKKLPDFKK, encoded by the coding sequence ATGCATAACGCGCTCTATGCCCAAGCGGGAGGCATTACCTCAGTGATTAACGCAAGTGCCGCTGGTGTAATTGAAACACTCAGAAGCTATGGCCAAACCCCACGCATTTATGCGGCTATTAATGGCATCGAAGGTTTGCTTGATGAAAAACTGGTTGATTTAACAAACATAAGTGAAACAACGCTCGAGCGTCTAAAACGCTTACCAGGCGGTGCGTTTCAAGCTTGTCGCTTTGATCTTGATACCATTGAAAATCGACCTGACCAATACGAACGCTTATTACAAATTTTTAGTCACTACGACATTGGTACTTTTTTCTACAATGGCGGTAACGGTTCGATGTTAACCGCTCAAAAAGTCGCCGACTACTGTCAATCAAAAGGCTATCCGCTACGCTGTATCGGTGTCGCTAAAACCATTGATAATGACCTTGCGCTGAGCCACTGCAGTCCTGGCTTTGGCAGTGCGGCCAAGTTTCTAGCCAGTCACTTTTTACAAGCAACGCTGGATGTACAATCCATGTCAGCCAGCTCAACAAAGTTCTTTGTCATGGAGGCCATGGGACGTAACGTCGGTTGGTTAGCACTTTCAGCAGGCCTGGTTAAAGACGTGATAGCAGACTTGCCATTAATTATCCTACCCGCTGAGCGCGCTTTTGACGAATCCGCTTTTTTAGCCAGAGTTACAGATCTAATTAACAGCCACGGCTACTGTGTGTGTATGGCATCAGAAGGCTTGCGTGATGCTAACGGCAAGTCTTTAGCTGTGGCGCGTGAAGAACATGCCAATGGCAAAGTCTATACACAATATGGCGGTGTGGCACAAAAACTTGCGCAACAGGTTGAACATGCTCTAAATATTAAAACCCATAGTGCCAATCCAGACTACTTACAACGCTCATCGGCATTATGTGTATCAGCAACCGATTGGCAAATGGCTTACGAGGCCGGTGCAGCAGCCGTCCATGCCGCGCATAAGGGCGAACACGGCATACTGCCACTCGTTCAAAAAACACAAGACACCCCTTTCCGATGGCACTTTGAAAACTTTGCTTTGGCGGATGTGGCTGAATTAGAAGCCAGGGTGCCTGATCACTTCTTAACGGCTGATGGTATGGATATAACCGAACAAGCACTTGAGTATTTACGGCCGTTGGTTAAGGGCGAAAGAGATATGAAATGGCATGATGGCCTACCAGACTTGCGCCCAATTACTTGGACACAAGTTGAGAAAAAACTACCGGATTTTAAAAAATAA
- a CDS encoding LPP20 family lipoprotein, which produces MKKLSAITLGVASVMLMSGCHTTPHSQPVNYSNVAMTKDTVSPEARRGMAPPSTSQPAPTQAALPPTAPVAAPAPARASSELIRITAVGYGAEIPFEGMTPGQRRLMAIRASKLDAYRSLAEQLYGISIDSNTSVASLAAQNDSFRARVNSTVRGARVISITPMADNNYETVMEVFVDRQFFDQVFVKQQDESPAVITPNQVR; this is translated from the coding sequence ATGAAAAAATTATCTGCCATCACATTAGGGGTAGCCAGTGTTATGTTAATGTCGGGTTGTCATACAACGCCCCATTCTCAACCGGTTAACTATTCAAATGTAGCTATGACAAAGGATACGGTTTCCCCAGAGGCGCGCAGAGGCATGGCCCCGCCTAGCACATCACAGCCAGCACCTACTCAAGCCGCTTTACCACCCACAGCCCCCGTAGCTGCACCAGCTCCAGCAAGAGCATCCTCTGAGCTCATTCGCATTACGGCGGTAGGTTATGGTGCTGAAATTCCATTCGAAGGCATGACGCCAGGGCAGCGTCGTTTAATGGCTATTCGTGCCTCTAAACTCGATGCGTATCGTTCATTAGCAGAGCAGTTGTATGGTATTAGTATTGACAGTAATACATCGGTGGCCAGTTTAGCAGCACAAAACGATAGTTTTCGCGCAAGAGTGAATTCGACGGTCAGAGGCGCGAGGGTTATTAGTATTACACCTATGGCGGATAATAATTATGAGACAGTGATGGAAGTATTTGTTGATCGTCAATTTTTTGATCAGGTGTTTGTTAAGCAGCAGGACGAATCGCCTGCTGTGATAACACCTAATCAAGTTAGATAA
- a CDS encoding NADP(H)-dependent aldo-keto reductase translates to MKYRPLGDSDINVSEICLGTMTWGEQNTESEAFAQMDFALEQGVTFWDTAELYAVPPKPDTYGATERIIGHYFKQHGRRDQVVLASKIAGPGEFVQHIRNGQTRFTRETLTEALEASLTRLNTDYLDLYQLHWPERHTNYFGQLGFTPPTETEQNLTPLVETLRTLADLIKAGKIRSYGLSNETAWGTMKVIGLCDQLGLPKPVSVQNPYNLLNRSYEVGLAEVAYRENVGCLAYSPLAFGVLTGKYRQGQRPEHARITLFPRFDRYFNPQADAATEAYVSLAAELDLTPTQLALAYVNSRPFVTSNIIGATNLEQLAENIASHQVSLSDDALKQIEAIHQRYPNPGP, encoded by the coding sequence ATGAAATATCGTCCGCTTGGCGACAGTGATATCAATGTCAGCGAAATTTGTTTAGGCACCATGACCTGGGGCGAACAAAATACAGAGTCCGAAGCCTTTGCTCAAATGGACTTTGCGCTGGAACAAGGCGTGACTTTTTGGGATACCGCTGAGCTTTATGCCGTGCCCCCCAAACCCGATACCTACGGTGCTACCGAACGGATTATTGGTCATTACTTTAAACAGCACGGGCGCCGTGACCAAGTTGTTTTAGCCAGTAAAATCGCCGGGCCGGGGGAATTTGTTCAGCATATTCGTAACGGCCAAACCCGCTTCACCCGTGAAACCCTCACCGAAGCCCTTGAGGCCTCGCTCACCCGTCTCAATACCGATTACCTAGACCTCTATCAATTGCACTGGCCAGAAAGACACACTAATTACTTTGGCCAACTCGGCTTTACCCCACCGACTGAAACGGAGCAAAACCTGACTCCCTTGGTTGAAACCCTGCGCACGCTAGCTGATTTAATCAAAGCTGGTAAGATTCGCAGTTACGGCTTGTCGAATGAAACGGCTTGGGGCACTATGAAGGTGATCGGCCTCTGTGATCAACTCGGCCTGCCCAAACCTGTTTCGGTACAAAACCCATACAACCTATTAAATCGCAGTTATGAAGTGGGTTTAGCGGAAGTGGCTTATCGAGAAAATGTGGGCTGCCTAGCTTATTCCCCACTGGCGTTTGGCGTCTTGACCGGTAAATACCGCCAAGGACAACGCCCTGAACATGCTCGTATTACCCTATTCCCCCGTTTCGATCGCTACTTTAACCCTCAAGCCGATGCGGCTACTGAAGCCTATGTTTCGTTGGCAGCCGAACTCGATCTTACTCCGACTCAGTTGGCGCTCGCTTATGTTAATAGCCGGCCATTTGTGACCAGTAATATTATTGGTGCCACCAATCTGGAACAGTTAGCTGAAAATATTGCCAGCCACCAAGTAAGCCTGTCCGATGATGCGCTTAAACAGATCGAAGCGATTCATCAGCGCTACCCCAACCCCGGTCCGTAA
- a CDS encoding DUF2237 family protein — protein MHMKRNLLGEPLEPCSHMPLTGFYRDGLCRTDDLDRGRHVVCAQMTDEFLRFSKQQGNDLSTPIHPHFPGVKPGEFWCLCALRWVEAYQAGLAPKIRFAATDQALLQYIDMASLRPYALDIN, from the coding sequence GTGCACATGAAACGTAATCTACTCGGCGAACCACTAGAACCCTGCTCACACATGCCGCTTACTGGATTTTATCGCGATGGTTTGTGCCGAACCGATGATCTTGACCGAGGCCGTCATGTCGTATGCGCTCAAATGACCGACGAATTTCTGCGTTTTTCCAAACAACAAGGCAACGACCTTTCCACTCCGATTCACCCGCATTTTCCGGGTGTCAAGCCCGGAGAGTTCTGGTGCTTGTGTGCATTACGTTGGGTCGAAGCCTATCAAGCAGGTCTGGCACCCAAAATCCGCTTTGCGGCGACCGATCAAGCCCTGCTACAGTATATCGATATGGCCAGCCTGCGCCCTTATGCACTGGATATTAACTAG